TGATTTAACTTAACTCCACATCAAACTGGTGTTCACACAGGAGCCCTGACCCATTTAACAGACACGTTTTTAAATGACATCTCACATTTTACACCCGCAACTCTTAATACAGACCTACAGGCAAGGCAAAGCAACCTGAAGGTCCATCTACCTTCACACTGTGCTAAAGGCTTTCTACCCTGACTTTAGCAAATTGAGTCAACTGATGAATTTGTAAGAGGTTTCCAGACTACTGCAGAAATATCCTTTTTTCTAGAATGGTctcttgaaaataaaaccaaattgaAGCACACCTACTAACTGGATGTTTTTAGCTGCATATTACACTATGTAGAAGAAGCCAAATGTTCCCCTGTCACTCAACACACTGCTAAAGATGTAAGTTGCTCTTTTTTTACTGTGGTTTGTAAAAAGGCGGGCTATCTTTTATCAGTCCAGCTgccactgaggaaaaaaaaaaacaacaggaaaagcTTTTGGGAAGAAGCCCCTTCTTCAGGCCTGAAATAGCAGCAGTAGTCTTGAAGGTGAAAACCAGCAGATAACGACTGATAAATTTGATTAGATTATGCAAGAAGCTAGaccatcttaaaaaaaaaaaaataagggcACTGATATCTGGAGCAAAGGAAGGAAGAGCAAGGAAGGAGGAGATAAAAATGGAGCTCCACTGTCACACACAAGGAAAGCAATGAGCAATTCACTGCCTAAGGAAGATGAGGGACAGGGAATTGTGTCCTGTGCCCTGATGTCTCTGCCAAGTCCAGGATCATTAGCAGCATTAAGCGTTTCAGGTCCCACGATGTCTTTTGAAGGTATTTTATCAATGTCTCTAAAGAGTCAGAGTTCAAGTGAGGTCTAGATTTGTTTCAGCTGTgacaggctgctgcagaaaagggggaaaaagaggtCTAGGCATAACTGCCCTTCCATCTTTCATCTCGACCCTGACTACTGGGATAAATCTCACTTAtccttttaagaaaaatatagctgccccagccagcccttTCACAAGTGCATAAGCAGTACCTCTGAACATACCCAACTCAATTTCCCTGAGGGAGTAATAACAGGAAGAGTCCCACAGCTTCCTAATTATTTCCCTAtaaatgttttgaaaacatCACTTATTTGGAGGAGGTCCAGCACCCAGTAGAGCAAATCTATGTCCCTGTACACCCAGCAGGGCAAATTACTTTCTATGACTCTGTGTCACAGCCCTTGCAAGGTCCAGAGTGCCTCAGCAGTGTTTTGGGATCGCAGCGAGGAGGCattgggagcagctggaagtggccaggacagctcacacacacacacacacccctggcAGGCTGCCCATGGAGGGGACACCCTGGCTGTGGTGGGACATGGGCGGCAGTGCTTCCCTGGGGTGCTTGGAGAAAGCTGGGAAGCTTCTCCTTGGAAAGTCAGTGTGTGGATTTGCGAGGCTGCCTGTGTTAAATTGGAGGCTAGTTTGGAACATGTGGGTGCAAAGATGCTTCCTAATACAACACAAGGAAAAGAGAGTagatatacattaaaaaaaaaaaaaaaaaaaagaggaaaaagaaaagatgcaTAGATGTGCCCAAAAGCTGTACCATCTTGCACCAACTGgcaaaaagaaagtgaaaatgtgATCGCCCCAGCTCAGTGACCCTGAGTAATGAGAAAAGGGCAAGTGATCACACATCCTAGACACCTCATAAGAAGTTagacaaaaagaaaagtgttAATGAGAGCTTAAAAGAttaggagaaagaggaaaattggGTGTCGAAACCCATGAAATGCAACCACAGGCAATGAGGGagaggcaccagccctgctctggcacgGGGCAGGACTAGTTGCTCTCCAgaggtccctgccagccctgaccCCCTCTGACTGGGGAAGGATGAAACCCCACTCCCCGTTTTGCAAGCTGAAtctgagcagagccctggcagccaggaggaccagccctgtcctggggtgcatcaggcacagcatcgcCAGCCgagcaagggaggggattgtcctgctctgctctgagctggggcagcctcatcTCGAGCGCTGGGGGCAGGTCTGGGTGCCACAATGTAAGGAAGACATGAAGCTATTAGAgggtccaaaggagggcaatgaCGatgtgaagggccttgaggggaagccgtATGAGGTCCCTTGATGAGTAGATCCTGGAGGAGGCGGAGGGAAGGCCTCGGCGCAGGGACAGCTCCCCGGAGCGGTGCGGTGGCCGCTGTGGCGCTATCCCGGCCCGCGCTCCGCGAACCCCGCGCTCGCGCCCCCCTCGCGCGGCGGTTCCGGGCGCGGCCGCGCGGGGGCGCCGCTAGCGGAGGGGCGGGGCGGCGCGAAGTGCGCGTGCGCGGTGACGCGCGGGGCCGTACCCGCTATATGAGCTCCGGCAGGCGCTGACTCGGCCCTTtccgccccgctcccgccccgcgcCCGGGTCGCTGCGCTGAGAccccgcgcccccgccgccccccgccgccgccatgaTCATCTACCGGGACTGCATCAGCCGTAAGGCCGCGGAGGGGGGAGGCGGCGCGGCCGGGAGGGGTGGCTAGGCCGGCACTCGGAGCGGGGGGGGGGAAGCACGGTCCGGGCCCGAGCGCTGGGCCCGGCCGTGCCGCCGCGCATgtgcggggctgggccggggtgggggggggggggcgcggAGCCCGGGGGCGGGAGCGATGGGGGGAAAGTGGTGGGTGCCGGGAGGCGGAGGCTAACGCGGCtgggtgtgtatgtgtgtttgtCTGTCCCCCGCAGAGGATGAGATGTTCTCGGACATCTACAAGATCCGGGAGGTGGCGGACGGCCTGTGCCTGGAAGTGGAGGGGAAGGTGAGTATCCGCCCGCCccgagggagggagggaggaagggttGCCGCGGTGACTCACGGCCGGTGGGGAGTGGGGGTGGCCTCCCTGCGAAGAGCCCgagcagggaaagagagaagggaagacTCACCTTGGCCCAGTGCCCCGTGCTGCCGTAGATGGTGCCTGAGAGAGCCTGGGTCAGCCAGGTGGAGTGTAATGGAGCTTGAGTTATGCACCCTGGGGGAGTCGTGCTTgggagtcatagaatcatagaacgcTTTGGGTTGGAATGAACCTTGAAGATCGTCTAGTTCTAACcatcctgccatgggcagggacagcttgcactagatcaggttgctcaaagccccatgcagcctggccttgaacacttccagaggtGAGGCATCCACAGGTTCCCCGGGCAACCTTTGCCAATGCCTCCCACGAAGAGAATTTCTGcctaatacctaatctaaacctattGTCTTTCAATTTGAACACATTCCCTCTTCTCCTGTCACTGGGAAATTAGTGCTCAAGCTGCAGCCAGGTTCCTTGCACTGAACTGTGTCTCTCGAGTTGTGCCCTGCTGTCAGGTCATAGGAGTGTAAGAGCAGTAGTGCTAAGGTTTTTTGCAGAACCGTTAAGTTTTTTGATGTCTCTAAATCTAGATGGTCACCAGGACAGAGGGTCAAATTGATGACTCTCTAATTGGTGGCAATGCCTCTGCTGAAGGTCCTGAGGGAGATGGAACAGAAGCCACAGTCATAACTGGTGTTGACATAGTAATTAACCACCACCTTCAGGAGACCAGCTTCACAAAAGAATCCTACAAGAAGTACATCAAGGATTACATGAAAGCGTAAGTGTTGGTAGGCTATTCCTTTCAGTTGGATTGCAGTGGTTTTGTGTGCTTGAGATTGTAAAAACAGCATTGGATTTATTCCTAGTAGGTGTTCATTCTGATACAGGTGTGAAACTGGCTGTGAACTTCAGTAATGTCTTAAAGCTTGGCAGAGCTGGCGCCCTAAAGAATGAGGGATGGAAtatctgtgtttattttggCTGAGGTAGAGGACCTGATCATGTGCTTTGGATCTTATTAGTAGCATTGCTGTCTTTTCTATTTCTCCATGTGGAGGAACAGAGGTGGTAAAGAAAAGCTTCTGAAGCTTTTCTAGAGTGAGAACGTAAACAGCTAAAAAACTGTGTGAATGGGTCTTTTTGCTAGTTTGTGGTGTAATAGCTGTTGGTTGGTGTTCAGTGGGGTTAATACTGAAAGTAAAAAAGCTTTGTGACATGGGTGGGTGATACTTCTGGTGCTGTGGAAAGGGCTTGCTGATTTTTTGCCTATCACTAGCGTGGTTGTAAAATGACCTTGGTAGGAATGGCAGGTACTGTTCTGTGATTTCACTTGAAGAACTTAGTTAAAATTTGGGGGCTTTGAGAGGAAGTGCGGGGAAAGGCAGCAAAATCTGAGTTTGACAGGTAGCTGGGTTTACTCTTTCTGCTATGACATCTTGCCAGACAATGAAGATATTAGGCTAGAACATGTTTTcagagcatttttttccttctcctttcagaATCAAAGCCAGACTTGAGGAACACAAGCCAGAGAGAGTAAAGCCTTTCATGACTGGGGCTGCAGAACAAATCAAACACATCCTTGCCAACTTCAAAAACTACCAGGTAAGTTATGTCTCCTTACAGCAGTATTGATAGGCTGTGATTGGTTCATCTGCTGAAGAAGCTTGTTGAGAATTTTGATGGCTCCTGTTGTGAGGATGCTAACTTGACAGTCTTTAAAAGTATTAAGGGCCCTGAGAATCAGGGAGGAGAAATGGCCAAAGGCTGTAAGCTGTTTGGTGGTCTCATTTCAGCTGGTAATGCTTGTAGTTAGTTACATTTGTTGTTATGGTCATTTAGGGACTGTGCAGTTAGACTTGGAAAGTAGATCACTTTGGCCCTTGCTTTCTCTTAATCTGTTTATAGCAGCAAGGTAAAATTACTGAATCACAGAAGGCATTGGGTTAAAAAGCGTCATTGAGTTCCagttccctgccatgggcagggacaccttctagtagaccaggttgctcagagccccatccaacctggccttgaacacttccagggatggggcatccccagcttctctggtcagtctgtgccagtgcctcaccagcaccacagtaaagaatttcttcctaatatatAATCTAAATCTATCTTTGGAGTTTCAGTCATTCCATGTTGTCCTATTGCAAGGTGCCCCTGTCAAAGTCCCTTTCCAGACTTTTTGTAGCCCCCTTTATGTACTGGGGTGCtgtaaggtctccctggagcctctaGGGGTGAACAGCCCCAACTTCCTCAGTCtgtcctcataggagaggtgctccaggctTCTGACCATCTCAGTGGCCTACCTGGGCTTGGTCCAGCAGGTCCACATCCTTCTTGTGTTGggatcccagctccagagctgggtgcagcactccaggtgaggtctgagcagagcagaggaacaaAATCATgtcccttgacctgctggtcaTTCCACTTTGGATGTTTGGGTTTCTGGGCTGCAAGCTCTCAGTGCTGGGTTACACGGACTTCTTTGTCATCCAACACCCCAAGTCTTCTCCTGAGAGCTGTTGTCAGTCAGTTCCCAAGCCCCACATGTATTTGTGTTGGGGTTGTCCTGACCCAGCTATAGGGCATTGCACTTGGCCTGTTGAACTTCACAAGGTTCCCATGGAcccacctctccagcctgtcaggatccctctggatggcatccctttCTTCTGATATGTCAGCCATGGTGGCACTAAGATGGACaagctgcagagaaggaaaatcccTGTGGCTGGTCAGAGAGACTTTTTAATTGAGCTTGGTGATGTTGCATTGTTTATACAAAGGTGTTGtataaaaaggcattttctccTGGCATTAGCCAATTAAATGACTTAGAGACACATTCTCCTCTGAAGTTCTTTGTAGGGGAGAACATGAATCCAGATGGAATGGTGGCTCTCCTGGATTTCCGTGAGGATGGTGTGACCCCATATATGATTTTCTTTAAGGACGGCTTAGAAATCGAGAAATGTGTAAGTACTGAACTGAACTGGGTTCATGTGCCCGAGTACATGGTGAGCTCCTTCATCTCTTGTTCTCCTGTATCCCTGTTGAAGTTGAACTCTAGCTGCCAGTTTGAAAACTTTAAGTATTGTGTACGTACAGCCTGATTGGTGCTTTTGTATTATCCAAAGTGCCTGAAACTTTGAGTACTGTTCAGTTGTACTAAAAGGGGATGTATATCATTGCTGTGATTCATGGTGACTTAATGGCTAAGAAATGCAGAAGGGATGGCCCTGGTGAGACGTGTGTAATTGGGAATGGGTTTAAACCATTAGATTAAAGAGCAGGTCCTCTGAAATGGAGCACTTCTACTTTGGATCCCTTTTCTGGAGGTTAATTATGAAGTACCTTGCTGCTCTCACTTAATCTGATGCCCTTATGCAAGAACTGTCAGTTTAAATATTGCCCTAAATTTGGGAACACAGTATTACTTGACCAGGTACTTAACCTTTTTCTATCTGGAATCTCCCAACTACCTGGGCTCCTGTGGTCTGCTTTAACTACTCTGTATTGGAATGTGGTTACCACAAGATAGTATTTGGATCTCAACActtgtgggtttttggtttgcttgGAGACCTGTGGAATTCACTGCAGTGTGGGATCAACAGTTCCTTTGCCCATTGTGGACTTGTGAAGTCTGTATATAGACAGCTAAATTTATCTGTAAAGCCTCTCACAGGCTTTCTGGTATGCAAGTCATGTAAAGATGAGCCAGATTCTGGTGTGGAGCAGTCGCCCAATTAAAGGAATACTTCAATTGGCCAGACAGACACAGCACCTCCCACAGCCTGATGGAGGGGGGATGTCTCTTCAGGCCCTGGAACCTGCAGGACACCTCCTAGGAGCAGAAGCTTCTGCTCCTCTATGGGGCATGCCTTTTGGATGTGTTGTTTGGATAAATTCACCTACTTCAAGGTGGAGTAAAAGAACAGTAGCAAGGTGTTCCCATGTGCAGTAAAACATGCTTCAGCTTCTTGGTGCAGCTTTTTTCAGAGACAGCTGGGTACATTGTAAGCTCTGGTAGTTGTTTAGGATGTGCTTGAGAGGAAATCTGAACCTTGTTGTGTCAAGAAGGAAGGGTGTGAATGAGTGCTCAGCCTGGCTTGCTCAGCAGCTGGTGGGTGCCAGTTGCTCTGTACAATTGTAAAAATGATCAG
The sequence above is a segment of the Haemorhous mexicanus isolate bHaeMex1 chromosome 2, bHaeMex1.pri, whole genome shotgun sequence genome. Coding sequences within it:
- the TPT1 gene encoding translationally-controlled tumor protein; protein product: MIIYRDCISQDEMFSDIYKIREVADGLCLEVEGKMVTRTEGQIDDSLIGGNASAEGPEGDGTEATVITGVDIVINHHLQETSFTKESYKKYIKDYMKAIKARLEEHKPERVKPFMTGAAEQIKHILANFKNYQFFVGENMNPDGMVALLDFREDGVTPYMIFFKDGLEIEKC